The Theileria annulata chromosome 3, complete sequence, *** SEQUENCING IN PROGRESS *** genome has a segment encoding these proteins:
- a CDS encoding seryl-tRNA synthetase, putative (note;~Tap-24g11.q1c.C.cand.167 - score = 40.31), translating to MVLDINYFRDENLLKQLKESEERRCESNSVVDKVIEADKDWKKAMFAYDQLKKSVNEVSKKISEYTKLNRHKGDLSNDSEFLGLKNLAESKKQGIAECLKNIEECNDKRNSLLKMVGNVVSPDVIASKDEALNEVIRSWVPNLFPWESKPDRNTTDTNFTNNQNSLQFNGKNSLKTQNSGFNTEDSGTATENSGVSYVGKLPEIKRPPWKILQHHEILAKLNSLEINKAVEIAGHRAFFLKGKGCLLNMALIQYGLQFLVRKGYLPVHTPYFMRKEVMSECAELDDFETTLYCIPLTDSTAPNATADATKTTSTNGTRDMELKEKDVDKNKLFLIATSEQPIAALHRNEVYQKKQLPIRYAGISTCFRREAGAHGKDLRGIFRVHQFQKVEQFVVCTPENSIQEHEQMVKFSEEFYRSLKLPYRIVSIVAGALNKAASKKYDLEAWFPGYEDYRELVSCSNCTDYQAQNLNSKFYDKNNQDRKHVHMLNGTLVASQRCLCCILENYQTPDGIIVPEPLVPYMDGLEFIPFEN from the coding sequence atggtATTGGATATAAACTACTTTCGAGATGAGAATCTCTTGAAACAACTGAAGGAATCTGAGGAAAGGAGATGCGAATCTAATAGCGTAGTAGATAAAGTAATTGAAGCAGATAAAGATTGGAAAAAGGCAATGTTTGCATATGATCAGCTGAAAAAAAGTGTAAATGAAGTGTCCAAAAAGATATCCGAATATACAAAGTTGAACCGTCACAAAGGAGATTTGTCGAATGATTCCGAGTTTCTAGGCCTGAAAAATCTAGCGGAATCTAAAAAACAAGGAATTGCAGAATGCCTAAAAAATATAGAAGAATGCAATGATAAGAGAAACTCGCTCTTAAAAATGGTTGGAAATGTAGTTTCTCCCGACGTAATAGCCTCAAAAGATGAAGCTCTGAATGAAGTCATTAGGTCGTGGGTTCCAAACCTATTCCCATGGGAATCAAAACCAGACAGAAACACAACTGATACGAATTTCACAAATAACCAAAATTCACTACAGTTCAACGGTAAAAACTCCCTGAAAACCCAAAATTCAGGTTTTAACACCGAAGATTCAGGAACTGCTACTGAAAATTCGGGTGTTAGTTATGTTGGTAAGTTGCCGGAGATAAAAAGACCGCCATGGAAGATACTACAGCATCATGAAATATTAGCGAAACTAAACAGTCTTGAAATTAACAAAGCTGTGGAAATTGCAGGTCACAGGGCGTTTTTTCTTAAAGGTAAGGGTTGTCTTCTCAACATGGCCTTAATTCAATACGGTCTCCAGTTCCTTGTTAGAAAAGGTTATTTACCAGTCCACACACCCTATTTCATGAGGAAGGAAGTTATGTCTGAGTGTGCTGAACTCGACGATTTCGAAACCACTCTCTACTGCATTCCTCTAACCGATTCCACGGCCCCCAATGCTACAGCAGACGCCACAAAAACTACAAGTACTAACGGTACGAGGGATATGGAATTGAAAGAGAAAGATGTGGATAAGAAtaagttatttttaatagCGACATCAGAACAACCAATAGCGGCATTACATAGAAATGAAGTGTATCAGAAGAAACAGCTGCCAATAAGATATGCAGGAATATCGACCTGTTTTAGAAGAGAAGCTGGAGCACATGGTAAGGATTTGAGGGGTATTTTTAGAGTACACCAATTCCAAAAAGTGGAGCAGTTTGTAGTTTGTACTCCAGAAAATAGTATCCAGGAGCACGAACAGATGGTTAAGTTCTCAGAAGAGTTTTATAGGAGCCTGAAACTTCCCTATAGAATAGTCTCGATTGTGGCTGGAGCATTGAATAAAGCGGCGTCTAAGAAGTATGATCTTGAGGCTTGGTTCCCAGGCTATGAAGACTACAGGGAGCTTGTCAGCTGTTCTAACTGCACTGATTACCAAGCTCAGAACCTTAATTCCAAATTCTACGACAAGAATAATCAGGACAGGAAACATGTACATATGCTCAACGGTACACTAGTAGCTTCTCAAAGATGTCTATGCTGCATTCTTGAAAATTACCAAACTCCAGATGGTATCATTGTACCTGAACCCCTGGTTCCATATATGGATGGTCTTGAATTCATAccatttgaaaattaa
- a CDS encoding tubulin gamma-chain (gamma-tubulin), putative (note;~Tap-24g11.q1c.C.cand.166 - score = 28.81), producing MTKEIVTLHVGQCGNNIGNEFWNQICLEHGINKDGFLLDKTPIGDDKDVFFFQTGTNRYYPRALLIDLEPRVISSILNSENKNLFNPENVFLSKDSMGAGNNWGVGYTYGNQFNDELSEIVDREVDNADNLEGFVLSHSIGGGTGSGLGSYLLEMINENYPKKLIKTFSVFPQLKKSSDVVVQPYNTILSLKRLILNADLVNVIDNNVVNNHSFTSDNLLSLRSHNSNNNSLKENSTSFEENSNSKEKLQYNNKLVMTYKYLDYITNFINIISKNIMNIQIGNIMSSVTSCIRFPGPINNDLISLVSSLVIIPRCHFLISSIMDHENITLLNLVKKLYYPNNFLVYTSTKNGKYLSALNIIRGNNINPSDVYKCIEKIKEKRLVEFIKWNPANIQVNLIKQSPHKQDKTNGILVANHTSINQVFEDCILQFDKLYSRRAFLDNYRKAEFFSREDGKGDFEEMEHSREVVELVKEEYIRSQQDDYYDLSCK from the exons ATGACTAAAGAAATTGTTACACTTCATGTTGGACAGTGCGGCAATAATATCGGTAATGAATTCTGGAATCAAATCTGCCTTGAACATGGAATCAACAAA GATGGATTTTTATTGGATAAAACACCTATTGGTGATGATAAAGATGTTTTTTTCTTCCAAACAGGCACTAATCGTTATTACCCAAGAGCTcttttaattgatttagaACCTCGAGTTATTTCTTCCATCTTA aatTCTGAAAATAAGAACTTGTTTAATCCTGAAAATGTTTTCTTATCCAAAGATTCCATGG GTGCTGGAAATAACTGGGGAGTTGGCTATACTTATGGAAATCAATTTAATGATGAATTGTCTGAAATTGTGGATAGAGAAGTTGATAACGCCGATAATTTGGAAGGATTCGTACTATCACATTCCATA GGTGGTGGTACAGGAAGTGGATTAGGAAGTTATTTACTAGAGATGATAAATGAGAATTATCCAAAAAAGCTAATAAAAACATTTTCTGTGTTTCCGCAACTTAAAAAGTCGAGCGATGTTGTAGTTCAGCCTTACaatacaattttatcattaaaacGACTAATACTAAATGCTGACCTTGTTAATGTTATTGATAACAATGTTGTCAATAATCATAGTTTCACCTCAGATAACTTATTGTCTCTAAGATCCCACAACTCTAATAACAATAGTTTAAAGGAAAATTCGACTAGTTTTGAGGAAAATTCAAATTCTAAAGAAAAACTTCAATATAACAATAAACTAGTAATGACATACAAATATCTTGACTAcataactaattttattaacattatttctaaaaatataatgaatatacAGATTGGGAATATAATGTCAAGTGTAACAAGTTGTATAAGATTTCCAGGaccaataaataatgatttaataagTTTGGTATCGTCACTTGTTATTATTCCGAGATGCCACTTCCTCATCTCTTCAATTATGGATCATGAAAACATTACTCTACTCAATCTAGTCAAAAAACTTTACTACCCAAACAACTTTCTC GTCTATACTAGCACGAAAAACGGAAAATATCTTTCAgcattaaatattattcgAGGAAATAACATTAACCCATCTGAT GTGTATAAGTGTATAGAAAAGATAAAAGAGAAGCGCTTGGTGGAATTTATCAAGTGGAACCCAGCGAATATACAAGTTAATCTAATTAAACAATCACCTCATAAACAAGATAAAACAAATGGGATCCTGGTAGCCAACCATACCTCAATAAACCAA GTGTTTGAGGATtgtatattacaatttGATAAGTTATATAGTAGAAGAGCATTTCTGGATAACTACag GAAAGCAGAGTTTTTTTCAAGAGAAGACGGAAAAGGAGACTTTGAAGAAATGGAACATTCCAGAGAAGTCGTTGAACTCGTTAAGGAAGAATATATCAGATCCCAACAAGACGATTATTATGATCTATCTTgcaaataa